The Channa argus isolate prfri chromosome 13, Channa argus male v1.0, whole genome shotgun sequence DNA window GTTTTCCATCGCTCCAAATCTGGTGATAATCAGGAGCTTCAGAGTAACATTTTCAACCCGGAGGGAATTTTATTTAGGTCCGTGTTACAACAGGCAGCATCAGTCTTTGAAACCTGCCAAGTTCAGTAAAGAATGTGTAAGTTTACTTTTTCAGGAGGTCACAAGTAACAAGGTTCTTTGAAGGGGGCTCCGAGATGCGGAGGGAGGCCTGCTGGTTGTGTCCTGTGTGTTAATCCCCCCGCGTGACGGCGAcgctttgtttttcttggtttCTTTCGATACGCTTCCCTTTTTGGACTGTTGGGAGGCCCCAGGTGCCCTAAAAGTCTCTTCTGAAATACTGCTTCGAACTGCTGCGCCTGCAAGACAAAGATTGGGAAAACAGAAGGTGAGGTGCCCTAAGCTCAGGGCTGAAAACTGGTGGAGACGTGACGTGTTTTAACAGTTTATAGAAACTATAACAGATTTTTGGCTGTTGCGATAGTTTCTCCTATTCTAACGCGCTGCTTTAACCTGAAATCGACCCTCTCTGTTCAAAAAGGGGCTTTGGATGGATGCACGTCCTGCAGCCCGCCACAAACTCCCCGACACTAAAGACAGTCCACCCATATACAAGCACCTGTTATCACACAATCAAACTTCCCTACTTGGGTTTTGCGATGACCCGTATTCGACAGCCAAATGCGGAATCAGGAGGATTTTTGTCAAACTATTTCTCCAAAGGTCAGCGAGGAACTGTCATGCTCATGCAGCCAAACTCTTACCGTAGCCGTTTGTGCAGTGGCGTCCGGCGCTGTGCTTGTGGCTGGGGAAGCTGTGGCCTGCTGCTGGCTCTTGGGTTTGGCGCAGTACATCTCCAGGTGGTGAAGATCACAGCCGGCTGGCCGACAACACTGATCTACGATCCCCTTCCCTCTGGGCCGAGCACCATAACCAGACCATTTACCTTTGCCTGCAGAGAGCGAATCACCAAACATGAGATATTTCCCTGAATTTGAATTAGAAAAATGTCCGTTTTGTGTACGTTTCTCAGAAAGCCTCTACCGATTCCTCACAATCAAAGTTTGATAATGATTAGTTGTATTTTTGCAGCCATTTCATCCCCTGCAGAGCATGAATGTCCTCCGCAAATCTataataacaatacaaacaTTATGCTTAAAGATACCACATCCATTTGGTTCAGAGGAAACTGCTGA harbors:
- the igf3 gene encoding LOW QUALITY PROTEIN: insulin-like growth factor 3 (The sequence of the model RefSeq protein was modified relative to this genomic sequence to represent the inferred CDS: inserted 1 base in 1 codon), which gives rise to MRSSCCPAAKSQTLKVLCARVCVFYSTVCLAGWPLGTDATRLRCGSDLLSDLIFVCGDRGIYLGKGKWSGYGARPRGKGIVDQCCRPAGCDLHHLEMYCAKPKSQQQATASPATSTAPDATAQTATAQQFEAVFQKRLLGHLGPPNSPKREAYRKKXKKNKASPSRGGINTQDTTSRPPSASRSPLQRTLLLVTS